In the genome of Chaetodon trifascialis isolate fChaTrf1 chromosome 21, fChaTrf1.hap1, whole genome shotgun sequence, the window CGACATGCTCAAAGAGCTTCttctctgaagtgttttttctgtgtttatgacaGTAATAAGACAGGAGTGGTTTTCAGACAGAGCGCCTGAATGAAAATACAATCTGTCAGTATGTTcaacaagactttattgatcccacatggggaaattaagtcatcACAGCCAGCGAGTATAAAAGCCAGCTGCCTTTAAGAGACGACGGTTTTCACTGTTTGCACAAACATCAGTAATATATGAAAACTATTAACTCTCAGTGTAAAGTTTCTCATTTGAATTCCTAAAAATCTAATTATCAAACCATCTAAACGAGTCTTTAATGAACGAAGGAGGCAGCTCGGACGTGATGACCTGATGCATCTCCTCAGAACAGAAGCAGAATATGCTCAGATGTCAGAGTGACGTCTGTCAGTCAGCCGCTCTGGAGCCTCTTCGTCTCATGGAGCCACTTCCTGAGGCGACGGTGACCCTGAGCTCCCCGACTGAGTCAGCAGGAGTGTGGCGACAGTGATGCACTTTAAGTCCTGATTACACAGGTGCCAGTGGGCAGCTCCGGCCTCAGGTATTCTTTGATCTGGGTTATGCAGAGGATTACAAACCGATCATATGCAGAACAGCGTACCCAGCGGCTCTGACGTGGTGGAAAGAACTGCAGACAGATTAGAGCCGATGGCAGCGCTGCTGTGTGGTGCCAGTGTGTGACATCCAACCCTGAGCCGAGCGTGGACGCACGGTCAGATCACTTCTTCTGATTAAAGTTCTGAAATGTTTGCATCACTGCACGACAGTCAGTTCTTTCACTGAATCATGATCAGCCTTAACGATGCTTCACTGGCTGAAGGCCTAAACATCAGTTAACAGGTTATTTCTGATCGATCAGACAGATTTCAAAGCTTTGTCAGTCATATGAGAGTGAGCGTTAATCGTGGACAGAGCCGGGCACGTGTGCCCTCCTGCTGAGGGCTTAGGGGTCATCAGGAGCGGCTGGACGGACACGCCCTGAGGTGGCGATGACGAACAATAAGCCCCTCCCACTGCACATGTcccaaaagaaaacactgaaagacCCATTTTATGTGACTGAACAGCTGTTAAGCAGCTGTTTCACTGAGTGAGGTGAAGTCAGTCATCCGCTGTCAGATGCTCTGAAGGTCAGAGCTTCGCTGCACGAAGGTGAAAATGATTCAGAGGCTctgctgttctggagctttcgaGCTTTCAGGTCACAGTTTTCATCAGCAGATTGTGGTGAGACGGTTTTCTTAACTCCTGAACACTGAACCTCAGCTTTGACGCCAACATGGAAGAAAAAGTCCTTCCAGACGTtttaagacaaataaaatgagTCTGCTCTCAGGACTGCTTGACGATGACGTCTGCTCCTTCCCTCACTGACAAATCCAGAATGGAtggaaatatttttcatttcacacgtTTAACTGCTGGACAGTTTATGTCCtgttctcagtgtttgtgcccTGGAGGTTTCAGTTTCGAGTGTCAAACTCTGGATGGACGTCTCGTCTCTGTCCGTCCAGTGGCTCAACCTCTgctctgaactccactgatgaagatcatgAAAGCGTTTCTTTAATGTCTTCTGTCTGataaaataaccctgatgactaAACCTGCTTTACAGACTGAAGGTGAGGAGGGTCTGATGAGAGATGCTGTCAagttgcatgatgggaaatgtaggatctaAAGATTTGGATCTTTTCCTGAACTCTCAGTccttgctgcagtaattcagatgtttttctttcatggaGGTGCAACAGAATATCAGAGCCTCTCTTTCAGGTGTAAAGACAGTGTGGATACATCCAGCTGAATGAACTGATGGAGTATTGATCAGCAGTTTAGTGGGTGTTGGATTATGGCTCTGAATGGAGGGCGCTCACTGCAGGGACGTACAAACAGATGATCTGAGAGACTTCTGCAGGATGGAGGATTGAAGGTTTTGCCTGAAGCAGATGGTGAGACGATTGCATAACATGGCAGCAGGGGGCTACCGGGCCTTTCAGGAACCTTCCTCCTCAATCCATAATCTGCATCAATACATCCCAGGCTGTATTATCTGGTTTATCCTATTGTCTCAAATCAGTGATTTCATTAGCCATGCGCAGTGTTTTCTTGAGTTTTCTGGAGGCAGACGCTCCTGTAGGCTCAGATCAGTCTTTGGATATctatcatcatcacatcatcatcatcatcatcatcatcatcatcatcatcatcatcatcatcatcatcatcatcagtctggACCTGTGAACGTGTGAACATCATTCATACGTGTGAACTGTTGACATGAGAGCAGGGAGGCGGCGCGCTCCTAATCTTCTGCAGGGCTCAGCATATAAGGGGGCCCTAAGCCCCGACTGGCCCTCACAGCAAGCCTAGCATAGAAGTCCACTCATCTGCTAGACAGACCAGGGCTCGCACCCACTCGTCTGGCTGTCCTTCGCCCAAGCAGCCGGTGAGTAGACCATCGCCTCATCACCTCCACCTCTGCAAACGACGCTTTTACTGATGTAGTGTCAGGAAAGTGAGCAAAGACTGAGGTTTCTGTGGACGTCAGCGGATATTATGATAATATGTTTTTAACTCGACTTGAACTTTAAATACTTGATAACTTACCATGATAACATTGTAAGGTGCTGCCATTTGGTTCCTGTCTGAACggcctggttaaataaaggccAAACAAATACAGATTTGTTTTCTAGtttctttttagattttaaaaTTTTATCGTAACGTGAGTGAACATGTGAAATAAGCTTTATATGAAGTCTTAGATTTatagaaaaaaatcacaaacaatCTGAAAACAACTTGTAGGAAATAAGACATCAATTCTTTAACAACAGGAGACCAACAgcatctgctgctgccagaGACGAGACGACTGAAGAAACATGTTCTTCtacaaaacactttttaaatttGATAATTAATATGCAGCTTTACAAAAATGTTGCCTGAACAGGACCAGCTGGTTCCAATACTCAGAGACAAGCTTCAGTGATTTCAGttagtgtttattttattgtagtTTTACAGTAGTTTGTTTCTGCTGGGGTCAGGTACGAGTCAGAGGTATTTATCTGCATGTACTcacaaaacatgaacacaaactgtgaaactgaaggctgaaatatttttagatttgtgTTGTAAAGTGACAATGAATTAATTTTGAAACTTTATTGCTAAAAaagtgaaactgaactgaatttatGCTCCTTTATATTTTGCTTTTACTTCACTTAAAGGacataatttgtatttattttccgTTTACATTGGTTGGTTTCACTTCTTTCTTTGGTTTCAATTTCAGTTTATGATAATAACTCAGTGCTCAGAGTTCACACACATCAAGGCCTCTGAAAGACTTGCTGACGCTGTGACAAAGCAGCTACTTAGACACTACACACACTTTCATGGTTATGTTTTGATATGATACGACTGTAGTTTCTTCTGCATGAATGAAGCTTGTCGGCTGAGGCCTCACCACTTGGTGAACCACTGTACCCACATTAAAGTAAGACTTGTTGAGGAGCGTCATTGTCATTGGGACGCAGTGAGCGGATTGATCGCTGAGACGCTCAGTGCCTGCTCAGCGTTTCTGCTGTGCTGTCCTTGCTCTAACAAGATTACGTTTGGATGGCCGGCTTGAAACAGAGAGGGGGTGTAGTTATTAACTTGAGCCAGGGATTATGTAAAATTGGGTCATCCTCACAGAACAGGCTGCAAGGTAGTCCATCTCAGACACTCAATCAGTGGGAAATATGAGTGTAAATCCCGCCCGGTGCTTGTCAGATCAATAAGAGGATTAAGCCTGTAATGTCagacagaggtgacagaggCTGCACCGCTCCGTGAAAACACGGGTTAAACAGAGCATCAGCTGAAAGCGgctcatccctccatcttttcaGGCCGTGCCTCGGTTTGGATGTGTAGTCTAAGTTTGTCCTTCTCCTTTCAGACATCATCACGACGACTACACTCCAGAGAGGTGTTTCCACAGCCCGCGCACACGAACCATAACTGCTCAGAATGAACCTCGAGCCAAAAGCTGAGATCAAGTCGGCCACCCGCGTCAGCGGAGGCCCCGCCACCCCACGCAAGGGACCGCCCAAGTTCAAGCAGAGGCAGACCCGTCAGTTCAAGAGCAAGCCTCCAAAGAAGGGAATCCAGGGGTATGCCTGCAGCGCTGCACGCTCTTCTTCACACGTTTACATACAATGGCAAGACTTGGTTTGTAATTCGTTTTTCTTTGCAGCTTTGGTGATGATATCCCTGGAATGGAGGGCTTAGGCACAGGTGAGTTGAGTGTGGGTCTGAAAGTGGATTCCATGTCACGTCCTCTGATCTGCACCTTAACATGTGCGTCTGCTTGTTGCAGACATCACCGTCATTTGCCCCTGGGAGGCCTTCAATCACCTGGAGCTGCATGAGCTGGCCCAGTACGGCATCATCTGAGCCTTCGTGCTTCTGCCTGCAGTCCTCTGAGGATTGCAGGCCGCGTCCATGCACTTCAAACCATCTGCCTCAGGCTCCGTCTCCTCGCTTTGAATGGGACTCTTCCAAACAAACTACCAGAATGACctgtaacaaacacaaaaaatggaaaaagagaaaaaaaaatcttaaaaaaaaaaaaaaactttctgtcctctttcacTGGATTCTTCTGACTGCAGTTTCCACACAGCACCTGCTCATGTTTAGAACCTTTTGATCTGAGTTTGACGTCTTTAGATCGTTTCTCTGAGTGtcgttttctcttttcttcctgtcctgcttttcttctcctttcttcttcttctcattcttctcaaggacaaaactgaaacttaCACAAGCAAGGCAGCCTCAAATTGAGTTTAAGTGATAAACCCGTGAGGTGGGTGGGTTGCCACTTCATGCGCTTCGGCGCCTCTTTCTGCATCTCGGAGGCTTATCCATCGATGCCGaacatataaaatgtaaaagctgAATTCTGTAGAGACTGGACACCAGCTCGTCATTGCTGAGCGTAACCTTTGAGTGGGATAACATTAATCAGACATCATCAGTTATTCCTCTTTTCCCGGTTTGACCAACCTTTAACTGCACCCAAATTTTCTGCAATCATACGGTGTGGAAGTCTGATGCATGTGAGGAGCGTTGAGTGGAAGAACATCtctaaaagcagcagagagaaaaggtcCAGGACAGCAGGATTCCTTCCTTGCAGCATAGAGCGTGTGATGTGTCAGGGCAGTAGTGCATATCATTCATCATTTGGCCACACAGCTGAGAGGTACAGCATCTCCGTTAGCTTCCTGTCCCTTCTCACTTGCACATGTCCCTTGTATAATATTAATGTATATGAAAATGTGTATTTGATGTTTGCACGTTTATTACTCATACTTCCACACGacctgtgtgtttatatttgtgtttctaAGCTCAATATTTTAGCTCTCTTTTGTTGTTATCCTGTATATTAGAACATTTTTCCTCATCGTCCTTCATCTTTCATCCGTCTTTCAGAGTTACATTTATCTGTTTGTGATTTCATCATCGTCTCTTCTCCATtgtcttcttcatcatctttgttCTGTCACTCTGTTCGTGTTTAGACTCTGAAGTTTGCTCTCATCAACTTGAACCAACCTGTTGTACTCATACGATCAGTGCATGCACGCctttagctgcagctagctTGTATTTCTGTAATCCTGACTTCATCTTTCAACACATCGGTCTAATCAACAAGATAATAACAAAGAAGGTGCTCACTTTTCCCTGATGATGGAAGAGTTGGTGGATTTTTCTTCAGATGATGTTTACAATGATTGCActgtggagggaggggtggcagaggggtgggggggtggggggtggggggggatgCTTCAGTACTCTAACCCAGATCTGAAGAGATGTGTAACGGAGCTTTGACTTCTCTACaggatgaggaaaaaataaaaagaggaaaatacaaATGGATTCATTTATTCTCAGCAAAGCTGCTCCTTCGATCAGGAGTCTGTCGTTTGATACTGACCAGTTCCATCTTTTCAATCTTCATTTTGGTCTTTTGTGCACGTAAATTATACACCCATGCATGTACATAAGCAACATTATGGGTTGATAAAAGGTGCATTCATACAGTATTTTCATCACACATTTTGTATTATCATAATtcacagttattattattattattattattattattattatactcaACAGTctttcaaacaaaaaataaataaagaactGAATGCAGCCTTAAAGACCATCAAAGTAATGATATTAATGTGGTTACAAATAAATTATTATGCAAATAACACCAATCTCATTACGACTTTTAAAGATCATTACAACTCACTTAATACATGGAAAATACATTAATAGGAAAAGGGAAATGTATACTTTGAAATGATAAACACGACACCTTGTTGTACTGGTGTGCAGTCATTGACCAGTTAGGGTGACAAAGATGACACACAGCGCTGTGTATGTACCCTGTCCGTCctttgaaaacaatgcaaacagcAGACTGCACTTTAAATGGCAGCTCTGTCACACCCAGAAACCACCCAGCACTGCTGGAGGACTACCTGACACCTCGGTTTGTCTTGGTTAGTTGCCATTTCATTCAACAGTTTTATTGACAGTTATGCACCATGTATGCGCAATGTAAGACAAAGTGATGGAGGTTTAAATTTTGAAACGGGGTTCGTCGAAATAAATGTGGAATTAATGAAATTCTGTGCCGTGAACCTGGGACTTCAAGGCCCCTGAGGGCGCTGTGACCGGGGCAGTTTGCCACTTTGCCCAGTTGATAATTCAGCcttgcatgtatttatgttCGACAAAATCATTTAATGTTTGTGGCTTGATGTCCTCGACATTGGAGTTGTGGTGTAATCTGTACTTACTGCTGTAAAAGAGGTGGAACTAAGCTAAAAAGGCTTGTTTCGGCCGCGGACGCTTCAGGGTGGGACCGGTGGGAAACGGTCGGTTACTAATGTCTGCAACACCCGGTGTTTGAGTTGTGGGATGGAGTTTCGTTGACAGACTGTACGCTACGTGAATTTTGTATTTAGTGTGTCTGTCTACTAACGCAGTAATATCTATCGGGAGTACTCACCCGAGCAACATGGCAGATAATATTGTAAGTATAACGGAAGGTTGTGTTAACGGCGGTGAGGGGTCGACTCggttaacgttagctagcttgtTAGCCGAAGTCCGGAGTGATGAGGCAGCAGAATTAGCTTGGCAGCTAACATTCGCTCGCTATTATTAGCAAAGAGTGACTGGGGCCTGTTTAGCTAGCCGGCTAATGTTAGTCCTTTGGCTAGCAGACGGCATCCGAATAAAAAGAGTCATCGTTGGCTAACGGAACGGACGTAACCGGCttaaaatcagaaatgaaaatgtctggATTGTTGTTTAGCATGCTCAGATCATTAGCCAAACATTAGCTAGAATATGCTCGGTAGATTTAATGGAAGCCAAGATGTTGTTGATTCACTGTAAGTGACAATTTGTTGACTGTGAATAAGCCCCGAACATCGTGTCAGCTTTAGTTAACCATGTCTGCTTCAAAGCCAACATCTTAATGTCACAATACAAAGGCTCTTTTTTAAGTAGAGGCTCCTAAGCTAACGATAACATTACTTTTCTGCACTGTCATCGTTGTCAGAATATCCTGACACTGACACCACTGtaaagagggggagaaaagggggagTTATGACTGGCAGCTGTTTGGAAGTCATATCGACGCCGCATTAAGTCCACGTTATTTCTGTTTGTAAGCAGCTAACAATGGAGCTGTCCTTCCCAGCTGTGTGAACTGATACCTGAATCAGACCCCTGAATAACGTACCTGTTCTCGTCTTTCTTTGCAGATCATTAGGGTACAATCCCCAGATGGGATGAAGAAAATTCCTTCTACCAAGAGggagacagctgctgcttttttaaaGAAGGTACTGTGTTAACATAAGTTTTCATGTGAGGATGTCTCAGATGCTTAGACACCAGGGATAATCACATTGTTAGTCACTCTCTCAAAGgtaaaacacagacatcacGTCCTTTAACTGTACCGACTCACCAGCAGAGTACAGGACTGGGACACGCAGTACACTGGTGTTTGCCTGGGTTTTGCTCTGCCCGCTCATTGTTCATTTATGTTTAAGCTGTGCAGAGAGTACCAGAGCAGGTCAgcgctgctcctcttcctcccactgcTGCCATGTTGCTTGTTCAGACAGTGTAATGGATGTGTTTGCTTTGCTCTGCTGTGCAGCTTGTGGTTTAGCAcatataaaaacatttacattttgtccTAAATTTGGATAGATTGTGTGAATAAtcctgttttagttttgttcCACCAAATATTCACAGATGCCTTTGAAGCAATGGATTTGAAAAACCTGAGTTAGAGCCGTGTTCCAGCGGACCAGTTGCAGCAGAGCGTTGCAGCAGCAcctcattaaaaatgtatgcatCCGTGTGAAGGCAGGATGGTGTAGCCTGCAGATCAATCAGAGGAGTAGTTTTCATTCCCTGCCGATGTGCAGCCAGTCACGGGTGGAATGGAAAGCCAGGAGCGTGAGGCCCACGGGGCAGAGGCAGTCTGAGCCCTGCAGGTTGCATTTCTGAAGCTGAGACTGAATAAAAAGAGCTCAAAGCTCTCATACAGTCTGACGGCGTACAGCTCCGCCGAGCATCCACAAATAATATCCATCTTCCTTTGGGTGGctttagaaaaataacagttttATCCTCAAAAAACCTTGAAGCACTCGGCTGTTCTCTGCTTCTTATTACCGACGCTGACCTTAAAGATAAAACACTCAGCGCTGACTGTGATGCCGCCGGTAGCCGGTTTATGGTGGACTGTTGGTTTAGATGTCACGGGATCAGTGCAGCTCGTTTTATTCCAAGATAATCGTTCTGATCTTATGTGGAAAGTTCACTAATGGTTGTTGAATTAAGTGCACATGAAGTGATGAATGCAGGCAAATGAGCAGCATCAGGCTGATTGTCTGCCGGTGTGTGACGTGATGAACAAAGTGCTATGGGACACTCTGTCGACCGCCAGCTCAGAGTGCTCTTAATACCTTAGTTTGGCTCACTCTGCGATGACCTTAAGACGTGTTCCTACAAGCTGAGTTTCTGTCATGCCAAGAGGCTCTGAGCTAATCTGCTTTACCCTTTGTACATGCACCCTTTTCATTGGCACATGCTGATCTGAATTGTTTCCAAGAGTGGATTAAGGAAGCAAATATTCTGAGACATCATGCAAATGATTAGCTTGGACTGATTGAAGACATCGTGTCCTCTCAACATCACATGTGCTTCACGGTTTTGAAAGTTTGGAGCATTTCTGATGTCAGGTCATGAGTCACGAGGCCGTCGTCCCTTCTAATCAGCACactttatttgttgtttgtctctcaggTAGCCAAAGAGTTTGGGTTCAATTCCAACGGGTTTTCTGTTTACCTGAACCGCAACAAGACCGGAGAGATCCTGTCCCAGAACAAAACTCTGAGCCTGCTTAAGATCAAGTAAGTAAAAGCAAACAGTGTGTGGATTTTACCTCTCATTCAAGTTGAGCTCAGCGTGTCCTCGAGAAGATCCTCCAGTGAGGTGCATCTGCTTCAAGGAATGAAAACCCAGCTTACACGTTTTTCTAGTACGTCAGGTGGAGTTAGCGGTCGTAGCTCATCTGATGCTCAGATGTGCCGTTCAGACAAGAAGTGACACGAGCATAGTGGCAAACACTCATCAACACGAGATCTTTGATGCAGGCAATGTTTACATAAGAACAAATGTGACAGCTGCAGTTCTATGCAAACTGTTGGTCAGGAGGTTTGATGCTTTTACAGTTCATTCGTTCAGTGAAACCTCTTTCACGTTCAGTGTCGCTTTAAGCTGCGATtggctctgtctcctctccttcgcAGGCATGGCGACATGCTGTTTCTGTTCCCTTCaggatcctcctcctcctccggggAGGTGATGGACACAGCCACCCCGCACTCCTCTTCATCGCTACCATCCatctcatcttcctcatcctcttcttcatcctccatgATCCCGCGGTCCCACTCGGCACCCCAGGTGCAGGAGGATGAGATTGATCAGTATCTGGCCAAGCAAGATGGGAAGATCTACAGGAACAGAGATCCACAGCTGTAAGACACAGACCCACAGCACATATGCACATTAAATCTGAGCGTCACATGCGTGATGGTTCCTCTCTTTCCACAGATGTCGCCATGGCGCCCTTGGAAAATGCGTGCACTGTGTACCGTTAGAGGTGAGAGAACtcactgctttttgtttcttgACCCACTGTAATGCCGGCACCACTGCTGTCTCACAAGTTTGTTCTAGTTTACTCGTTGAAAGCGGCCTCTCTTGTTTCTGCCAGCCTTTTGACGAAGACTACCTGAATCACCTCGACCCACCAGTGAAGCACATGTCATTCCACGCGTACCTTCGCAAGCTGACCGGCGGAGCCGACAAGTGAGCAGTTGGTTTTAGTGTCTTTGGTGGAAATACGCAAACTCTGGTCAGATTGTGACGCTGTTTCGATCTCCTGCAGAGGGAAGTTTGCAGCTTTGGAGAACATCAGCTGTAAGATCAAGTCAGGCTGCGAGGGTCACCCTCCCTGGCCGGAGGGGATCTGCACCAAGTGCCAGCCCAGCGCCATCACGCTGAACAGACaggtatgatgatgatgatgatgatgatgataatgatgatgatgatgatgatgatgatgatgatcacaaACAGCCGACAGCCAGGAGCGTTCAGACTCAGGCTTGGTGTGCGCTGGCGCTGTTTGAACATTTCTGTCTCAGAGTGAGTCTTTTTGTTGCGTCCTGGAtgctgaagaggagtttttgttGATCAGGACTCATTCTTCAGGAGATGAGCTGTGGGTTTGGCACTGAGCGCTGACTGCCTCCATGCTGGAGGTCTGAGAGCTTTTTCCAGTCAAGTGTCCAGTTGTCATTTAGGAGTCTGTTTACACTGATAAAggctaataaaaataatgttgttaaagtgaaaatattaaacaataaaagGCCTAAATAAGACATACATTTTATCATGTGACCGTCCGGCCCGCTCAGCCTTTGTTTGGCCCTCGGACAGATTCACCTGACATGTGAGCGGTTTCCTCTGCTTTCAAGATATCGCTCAGCGGCTGTCAGAGAGATGAGGAACATTCTGTGAATGTGTACAACtaatcatcacacacacacactgatggcggCGAGCTGCCATGCAGGCTCCTGGCCTGACCGTTGGAGCAGTTTGGGCTTCAGTTTTTGGACATGTGGACCGGAGGAGCTGCCAAACCTCAGCTCACATTGGGGccatgtctgcaaatgcagtgaAACTAAATACTGTTGTGTGGATGtagctgtctctgtctcctcttgcTCTACCTGGTCATGCCTTAAAGAAGGAGATTTTTGTCCAGATTTTAGTTTTCATCCAGTCTTCTTCTCCCAGAAATACAGACACGTGGACAACATCATGTTCGAGAACCACACCATTGCAGACCGCTTCCTGGACTTCTGGAGGAAGACGGGCAGTCAGAGGATGGGATACTTGTATGGCAGGTTCACTGAGCACAAAGACATCCCTCTAGGCATCAGAGCTGAGGTGGCCGCCATCTATGAACCGCCACAGGTGAGGATTCCTCCGTCTGCTTCAGCGGCTCGCTCTGTCCTCGCAGTGTGTTTAACTGTCCTTCCATCACAGAGTCAAAGGCCTCACTGACCTGCAGTGACTCTTTTTCACTGTAGTGGTGACACTTGTCCCTGCTGTGTTTCAGAACGCCACTCAGAACAGCCTGGAGCTGGTGGACGACcccaaagctgcagctgtggacGAAATTGCCGCCAAGCTGGGCCTCTGCAAGGTGGGCCTTCGTTTCCTCTTCAGGCTGCCTGATACTGAGCCTCCCAGCTCACTTTAGACACCGAGCACTGACAGTGTGCAGCCTTGTGACAAGCTTTGAAATTTAAGGCTCGGGGCAGAGTTATGCTTCTCCATCAAGGTGTTCCTGCCGTCTCaccacattcatttatttataatttatcAAAGAGTTCAGCCCTTTTTCAGCGAAGCACGCTGCTTCTCATCAGTCTGTTAACACGAGTTTGTCTGCATGGCTGATGGGACCTGACTCTACCTTCACGCAGCCTGCTTTCTCTGGCTGTGCTGCTCTTTGCATCTGTATCTACGTCACATGtgacttcagtgtttctggatCGTCTTTTTGACTTCGCTCTGATTTTTATGGCTGCACCAACACTTACTTTCATGATAGATGAATCTGCTGATTATGGTCACCGTTAATgatttggtctataaaatgttagaaaaaagaaaagtccaaGAAAACAGAGTCAGATGTTTTATTTGATCAACAGTGTAACACTCAGAGTATTCGCAGATGATCAGGAGAAGCTGAAAACTGACGTTACCTTAGAAATGACTCAGGTGATGAtcgcagctgctgcaggtgcatGAGTGAATCGTTTCAGCTGCACTGAGTTCATCTCTTTGGGTCTCAGGTGGGCTGGATCTTCACTGACCTGCTGTCTGAGGACACGAGGATAGGCACCGTCCGCTACTCCAGAAACAAGGTGAGGACGCAGCTCGCTCAGACGGCCCGTCCGTCAGACTCAGGCGCTGCTTTCCGCCATGTTTCACCGTTGTCTTTGCTTCTCTTCTGTCAGGACTCGTACTACCTGAGCGCAGAGGAGTGCATCACGGCCGGATACTTCCAGAATCATCACTCAAACCCTTGCAGACTCTCTCGAGACGGCCATTTTGGCTCAAAGTTTGTGACCGTGGTGGCCACGGGTACGTCTGCTCgctctgaggctgaactgagTCTCTGTAACTG includes:
- the pde6gb gene encoding phosphodiesterase 6G, cGMP-specific, rod, gamma, paralog b, with amino-acid sequence MNLEPKAEIKSATRVSGGPATPRKGPPKFKQRQTRQFKSKPPKKGIQGFGDDIPGMEGLGTDITVICPWEAFNHLELHELAQYGII
- the nploc4 gene encoding nuclear protein localization protein 4 homolog; the encoded protein is MADNIIIRVQSPDGMKKIPSTKRETAAAFLKKVAKEFGFNSNGFSVYLNRNKTGEILSQNKTLSLLKIKHGDMLFLFPSGSSSSSGEVMDTATPHSSSSLPSISSSSSSSSSSMIPRSHSAPQVQEDEIDQYLAKQDGKIYRNRDPQLCRHGALGKCVHCVPLEPFDEDYLNHLDPPVKHMSFHAYLRKLTGGADKGKFAALENISCKIKSGCEGHPPWPEGICTKCQPSAITLNRQKYRHVDNIMFENHTIADRFLDFWRKTGSQRMGYLYGRFTEHKDIPLGIRAEVAAIYEPPQNATQNSLELVDDPKAAAVDEIAAKLGLCKVGWIFTDLLSEDTRIGTVRYSRNKDSYYLSAEECITAGYFQNHHSNPCRLSRDGHFGSKFVTVVATGGPDNQVHFEGYQVSNQCMALVRDECLLPCKDAPELGFVKESSPEQYVPDVFYKDKDKFGNDVTFLARPLPVEYLIIDITTTFPKDPQFTFCSTQRFPIENRDILGETQNFHSLATYLSQCTSTAFLDIVSDFHLLLFLVTNEVMPLRDSIGLLLDAVRTSNEDLAQTWKKSEQWATIEQLCSTVGGQPSSSLGYGAMGGPSVPASSSAMWSCLHCTFMNQPGTEHCEMCSLPRS